From the Bacteroidota bacterium genome, the window CGCGCAATTCGGGAAGTAAGGAAAGAATAAATACATAAAGTTCGAAAACCTTATCAATGCTACCATGCAATTGCTTTTCGGCTTTTGACAAGTCGTGATTATCGGCTTGAAAAAATGCATATAAAGCTTGCATTACTTTTATTCGTAAGTGTCGTCTATTTAGCATTAAATAAGGAAAAGAACGTGTTTATTAGTTATGAATTATTTGGTTGATGCAACTTTATCGGCAATACGTTTTTTTGCCATTGACTTAGCTGCTTCAATTGTGGTAGTATTATCTTTTTTAGCTTGCTTTAAAATGTTGGTGGTTAGATCATAAATTTTTTCAGCTTGTGCCAATGCCTTTTCGCGGTTATATCCATGAAGTTCAGAATATACATTAATTAAACCACCTGCATTTATTAAGAAATCGGGAGCCCAAATAATTCCGCGTTCTTTGCACATATTGCCATGTACAACTTCATCCCACAATTGATTATTGGCAGCACCGGCAATGATTGAACAATTTAATTTAGGCAAAGTATCTGAATTAACTGTTCCTCCTAAAGCGCATGGAGCATAAATATCCATGTCAACATCATAAGCTTTATCGGCAGCAACTACAGTAGCTCCGGTTTCGTTGCTCAGTTCTTTAAGACGTTCTAAATTAATATCTGTAATACTAACATTTGCATTTTCTTTTTTCAGGTAACGTACTAAATGTTCGCCTACATGTCCGATGCCTTGTACCAGGATTTTTTTCCCGCTAAGGCTATCATTGCCCCAAAGTTCTTTAGCACTTGCTTTCATTCCCATGTAAACACCCAATGCAGTAACCGGTGAAGGATCCCCGCTTCCACCCATAGATTCAGGCAGTCCGGTAACAAAATTGGTTTCCATTTTCACATATTCCATGTCTTTGGTTCCAATTCCAACATCTTCAGCAGTTATATATTTCCCGCCAAGGCTATTCACAAACTGACCAAATTTACGCATCAGCGCTTCGTTCTTCATGGTTTTAGAATCGCCAATAATTACGGCTTTTCCACCACCTAAATTTAATCCGCTAATGGCAGCTTTATATGTCATTCCTCGCGATAAACGCAACACATCTGTAAGTGCCTGCTCTTCGTTATCATAAGCCCACATGCGCGTTCCGCCAAGTGCAGGTCCTAAAACTGTATTGTGTATTGCTATTATTGCTTTTAATCCGGTAGCATTATCATTGCAAAAAACTACTTGCTCATGATTGTGAATTGACATTTGAGATAGTACCATTTTCTTCAGTATTTAAACACTAGTTGATTTCAAAAAGCTATTTTGAAGGGTATTATTACTTGTTTTTGTAAAGCTAAAAATCCACAAAAAATACCCTGCTTTAGCTTGTTTTTTTTATAAGTCGGCACAAAAGTAGGTTTATTTTTTAATGCCACAAATGTTTGTTTAAGATTGTTAGAATCCGTAAAAATATCGCTGTTTTTTTGGTATAAAATAAATAAGCCTTTCTGCTGCATTGCACACAGAAAGGCTTATTTGAGTGTAAGGTTATAACCTTGTTTGTTTAGTGTATCAAAATGAGGCTTTTAACACTTACTTTGTTTTCGCTATACGATTTTACAGTATAAGTGCCTTTCGCTAGATGACTTAAGTCAAGTGTATGTTTTCCGGCAATTAATTGAAGACGTTCAACAACTTTTTCACCCACCGCATTATATACAATTAAGTCAGTTTTTTTAGCTGCAGTAATTACCTGTACAATACCGGAAGTTGGATTTGGATAAAATACCATTTCCTCGGCTAAATTTTGATTCGCTATTCCAACACCATGATTAGCCTTAGTTAATTGAATGGTGAACAATCCGGTACTTGAAGTTAATCCATCAACCATAATATAATAGGTTGTTCCTGCTGTTAATAAAACAGTGTCAACATGAATTCCAGCGCCCGGTACAGCCGAAATAAAACAATTGCCGGAAGTAAATGCTGATGTACAGTTAGTAGCTTCAAACAAACCAATTACCACACTACATCCTCCAGGATTTGGTGAACTTGTACTAATGTAAAACGTATCCGAAACTGTTGGGGTATAAGTGTACCAAAGTGTATTACTTGGAGTACCACATGTAAATCCGGCGCTAATAGCATTGTTATCGTTAGGATCGGTTAAACTTGCTGTGGTATTATCATCGGAATAGGTAGTTCCCAAAGTCATATTTATTGCACCACACAATGTATCGTTAAATGGATAGTTTGGATTTACTGAATTGTTTTGAGTTAAAGTAATATCAAAACTACCTACCGCTCCAGAATAACCATCAAGCATAATAAAGTAGGTTGAACCTGCTGTAAACACTACAGTATCAATGTTAGTACTTCCCGGTACAGGGCCTAATAAACATGCACCTGTTACAAATGGAGCGTTACATGCAGCAGCTTCAAATACTCCAACCCAAGCATCAAGGCCACCAACTGCAGGAGAATTTACAGTTATAAAAAAGGTATCGCTGGCAGCAGCAGTATAGGTATACCATAGTGTATTATTTGGTGCGCTGCAAGCAAATCCTGCTGCAGTTGCATCGGCATCTCTCGGATCGCTAACAGAAGCTGTAGTTGTATTACCGCTCACTGTAGTTCCTAAAGTTAAGGCAATTGCGCCACAAATTGTATCATTTACAGGAGTCGCTGGAGTTGCAGGACAGTTAACAGAATTCAGCAATTTTATTCCGGAAGAAGCTATAGCTGCTGTTCCTTGATTTCCACAAATTCCATTTAAACTAGCCGTTATATAATATTTACCGGTATAAGGTGCTGTAAAGCTAAGTTGATTCGGACATGCGGGTGCACTAAACACTCCGGGTATCAAAGCTCCGGCTACACCATTTGAGTCGGAAACTGAAAGACCTATTGGCGCAGCGCATGAATCAAGCGTAATTCGGTAATTACCGCCTGCTACTAAATAAGCAAAATATCCATCACCATCGAAGAAATTCCATCCTGAACGAGTTTGTAAAGAGTCATGACCATTACACACATATCCTGCATAAGCTATTCCCGGAGCTGTAGCTTCTTGCCAAGCTGTTGCGGCATAGGTAGCCGAAGGCGTACATCCGTTAAATGTAACAGTTCCGTTTGCTTGTGTAATTGTTAATGTAAACGCACCAACAGCATTAGCAAATCCGTCTACCATTATGTAATAAGTAGTACCTGCCGGCAAAATAGCTGTATCTATAGCTGTAGTTCCAGGTGAAGAACCTGGCAAACAAGCAGCAAATGTTATTGCTCCATCGCATGAATCGGCTTCAACAAATCCTACCCATCCATCTAATCCACCTTGTGCTGGAGAAGTCATAGTTATAAAAAAGGTATCGCTCACAGCTGGAGTAAAGCTATACCAAAGTGTATTGTTGGGAGTACTGCAAGTATATCCTGCTGTAGCTATATCATTATCTCTAGGATCTGCAAAGGATGCAGTTGTATTGTCACCGGTATATACCGTATTCAATGTCATTGCAATAGCTCCACAAATGGTGTCATTTGCAGGTATAGGTGGTAAATTTGGACAAGTGGCACTATTTAATAATTTAACCCCAACCGAGCCTATTGCAGCTGTACCTTGATTTCCGCATATTCCATTTAAGCTTGCATTTAAAAAATACTTACCAGTATAAGGAGCGGTATAAGTAAATTGAACTGGGCATGAAGCATTCACATAAGCATTTGGCAAAATGCTACCGCTTACACCATTTGAATCGGAAAGGGTTAGAGCGATTGGTGCAGTACACGAATCTAAGCTAAAACGATATTGGCCACCAGCCACCAAATACAAAGCATATCCATCCCCATCAAAAAACTGCCAACCTGGTAGATTTTGCAATGAATCGTGTGTGTCGCAAACATAACCGGTATAATTTACACCAACAGCTGTAGGTTCTTGCCAAGTAGTGTTTGTGTAAACTACGGAAGGAAGACATCCGTTAAATTGAGGTCCAACAAAAGTAGGTTGTGTTAAGGTAATATCAAAAGCACCTACAGAGCCGCCAAAGCCATCAATCATAATATAATAATTGGTACCTGCCGCTAAGATTACAGTATCTGAATAAGAATTTCCGGGAGTTGGGCCCAATAAACACTTTCCACTTTGAAATGGAGCGTTACAATTTGATGCGTCAAATAATCCAACCCAAGTATCTAATCCGCCAACCGGTGAATTTATAGTAATTAAAAAGGTATCGCTCACCGCCGGAGTATAGCTGTACCACAGAGTATTGTTGGGTACACCGCAATTGTATCCTGCAGCGGTTGCATCTGCATCTCGCGGATCTGTAGCTGAAGCATTAACAGTACTTGAAGTATAAGTTGTTCCAATTTGCAAAGCTATTGCGCCACAAATAGTATCGTTTATTGGAGCGGGTACAATACTAGGGCAAGCAGCTGAATTGAGCAATTTAACACCGGCCGA encodes:
- a CDS encoding Glu/Leu/Phe/Val dehydrogenase, which encodes MVLSQMSIHNHEQVVFCNDNATGLKAIIAIHNTVLGPALGGTRMWAYDNEEQALTDVLRLSRGMTYKAAISGLNLGGGKAVIIGDSKTMKNEALMRKFGQFVNSLGGKYITAEDVGIGTKDMEYVKMETNFVTGLPESMGGSGDPSPVTALGVYMGMKASAKELWGNDSLSGKKILVQGIGHVGEHLVRYLKKENANVSITDINLERLKELSNETGATVVAADKAYDVDMDIYAPCALGGTVNSDTLPKLNCSIIAGAANNQLWDEVVHGNMCKERGIIWAPDFLINAGGLINVYSELHGYNREKALAQAEKIYDLTTNILKQAKKDNTTTIEAAKSMAKKRIADKVASTK
- a CDS encoding T9SS type A sorting domain-containing protein gives rise to the protein MLWQFTLLLSNTDFEYGDSLSITFPTGITPIGSPTDPIGPDDGLAGSDGPEILNGVSGQTISWGNNDNNYGGIVAGDPYPFVVNVSVAPGVSGAQIATFHVSGDGFGGNGGDLNGTITLLDVQAPFAGCTPSATYTVSAWQEASIPGVPYNDYVCNGHDSLQTRNGWQFYDGDGYFVKLVAGGQYRISFDSCVSNSAITVVDSNGVSGNIIPGAFVNASCPNQLIFTAPYTGKYYITANLDEICGNAGTTPIATGGIKLLNSVTCPITAPFAGCTPSTTYSVSAWQETAVAGTPYTGFVCDGHDSLQTRNGWKFFDADGYFVNLISGGQYRITLDSCNTAIAISVSDSVGITGNIIPGATMSAACPNQLTFTAPYTGKYYITASVDGICGNIGSSAIASAGVKLLNSAACPSIVPAPINDTICGAIALQIGTTYTSSTVNASATDPRDADATAAGYNCGVPNNTLWYSYTPAVSDTFLITINSPVGGLDTWVGLFDASNCNAPFQSGKCLLGPTPGNSYSDTVILAAGTNYYIMIDGFGGSVGAFDITLTQPTFVGPQFNGCLPSVVYTNTTWQEPTAVGVNYTGYVCDTHDSLQNLPGWQFFDGDGYALYLVAGGQYRFSLDSCTAPIALTLSDSNGVSGSILPNAYVNASCPVQFTYTAPYTGKYFLNASLNGICGNQGTAAIGSVGVKLLNSATCPNLPPIPANDTICGAIAMTLNTVYTGDNTTASFADPRDNDIATAGYTCSTPNNTLWYSFTPAVSDTFFITMTSPAQGGLDGWVGFVEADSCDGAITFAACLPGSSPGTTAIDTAILPAGTTYYIMVDGFANAVGAFTLTITQANGTVTFNGCTPSATYAATAWQEATAPGIAYAGYVCNGHDSLQTRSGWNFFDGDGYFAYLVAGGNYRITLDSCAAPIGLSVSDSNGVAGALIPGVFSAPACPNQLSFTAPYTGKYYITASLNGICGNQGTAAIASSGIKLLNSVNCPATPATPVNDTICGAIALTLGTTVSGNTTTASVSDPRDADATAAGFACSAPNNTLWYTYTAAASDTFFITVNSPAVGGLDAWVGVFEAAACNAPFVTGACLLGPVPGSTNIDTVVFTAGSTYFIMLDGYSGAVGSFDITLTQNNSVNPNYPFNDTLCGAINMTLGTTYSDDNTTASLTDPNDNNAISAGFTCGTPSNTLWYTYTPTVSDTFYISTSSPNPGGCSVVIGLFEATNCTSAFTSGNCFISAVPGAGIHVDTVLLTAGTTYYIMVDGLTSSTGLFTIQLTKANHGVGIANQNLAEEMVFYPNPTSGIVQVITAAKKTDLIVYNAVGEKVVERLQLIAGKHTLDLSHLAKGTYTVKSYSENKVSVKSLILIH